A single genomic interval of Salinarchaeum sp. IM2453 harbors:
- the ftsY gene encoding signal recognition particle-docking protein FtsY, translating to MFDGLKDKIKNFRKGAKEAAEEQPTEEDEDPEDQEALPEAEPEPEPQETSETTSDPEQSTDSSTSASVDTSTKTETDTLDSDQSSSSSAETTEPTDNQSPSTTDTDQPEQENSSSGIGFAKKAKNIATGKVVIKEEELEDPLWELEMALIESDVELEVTERILKNLRDDLLGESRRFTKSVDEVVEDALRDALLEVMTVDDVDFDAAIEEADKPVVLVFTGVNGVGKTTSIAKISRYLENQGYDSVLANGDTFRAGANEQIEEHANALNKKLISHEQGGDPAAVIYDAVEYAKANDIDVVLGDTAGRLHTSEGLMDQLAKIDRVVNPDLTIFVDEAVAGQDAVRRAEEFNDAAAIDGSVLTKADADAQGGAAISISHVTGQPIFFLGTGQEYDDLEPFDPEWLVDQLLGK from the coding sequence ATGTTTGACGGGCTCAAAGATAAAATCAAAAACTTCCGGAAAGGCGCAAAGGAGGCGGCCGAAGAACAGCCAACAGAGGAAGATGAAGACCCCGAAGATCAGGAGGCACTTCCTGAGGCTGAGCCTGAACCGGAGCCTCAGGAAACATCCGAGACAACATCTGACCCTGAACAGAGCACCGATTCTTCTACCTCAGCGTCTGTAGACACATCTACAAAAACAGAGACGGATACCCTCGATTCTGACCAGTCTTCTTCTTCCTCGGCTGAAACCACAGAGCCGACCGACAACCAGTCTCCTTCGACCACAGATACGGACCAACCAGAACAAGAGAATAGCTCCTCTGGTATCGGCTTTGCAAAAAAAGCAAAAAACATCGCAACTGGAAAAGTTGTTATCAAAGAAGAAGAGCTTGAGGATCCGCTTTGGGAGCTGGAAATGGCGTTGATTGAGTCAGATGTCGAACTTGAGGTGACTGAACGAATCCTCAAGAACCTCCGTGATGACCTCCTTGGCGAGAGTCGTCGGTTTACAAAATCTGTTGATGAAGTTGTTGAAGATGCCTTGCGTGACGCCCTGCTTGAAGTCATGACGGTTGATGATGTCGACTTTGATGCCGCCATTGAAGAAGCAGATAAGCCAGTTGTCCTTGTTTTCACTGGTGTTAACGGAGTCGGAAAAACTACTTCTATTGCTAAAATATCTCGGTACTTAGAAAACCAAGGCTACGACTCTGTGCTTGCAAACGGTGATACGTTCCGTGCTGGTGCCAACGAGCAGATTGAAGAACACGCTAACGCCTTAAATAAAAAACTAATTAGTCACGAACAGGGAGGAGACCCTGCGGCAGTTATCTATGATGCGGTTGAATACGCTAAAGCTAACGACATTGACGTTGTCTTAGGCGACACTGCTGGTCGACTCCATACAAGCGAAGGTCTGATGGATCAGCTTGCTAAAATTGATCGAGTAGTCAACCCTGATCTGACTATTTTCGTTGATGAAGCTGTCGCAGGTCAGGATGCAGTCCGTCGTGCAGAAGAGTTTAATGACGCAGCAGCAATCGATGGCTCAGTACTCACGAAAGCTGACGCCGATGCGCAGGGTGGCGCAGCGATATCCATCTCCCATGTAACCGGCCAACCAATCTTTTTCCTCGGTACTGGACAAGAGTATGATGACTTAGAACCATTTGACCCAGAATGGTTGGTTGACCAACTTCTCGGCAAATAG
- a CDS encoding signal recognition particle protein Srp54, translating to MVLDNLGDSLQDTLDELRGETRITEDEIDDVVREIQRSLLQSDVEVSLVQELSQNIKNRSLDEDPPGGTTAREHVLRIVYEEMVDIVGESMELPLEEQTILLAGLQGSGKTTSAAKMAWWLSTKGLRTAVIQTDTFRPGAYDQAKELTERADIDFYGNPDVDDPVQIARNGLEETSDADVHIVDTAGRHALEDDLIEEIKQIDQAVEPDRSLLVLDGAIGQGAKDQAEEFDSAIGIDGVVITKLDGTAKGGGALTAVRKTNSSIAFLGTGEEIKDIERFEPNGFISRLLGMGDLKQLAERVERAMEDTGHEEDDWEPEDMLDGDFTLRDMKKQMETMNNMGPLDQVVDMIPGMGGGGSSPLDDLPDDVMDVTEERIRDFEIITDSMTEEELEDPRRIGQSRIKRIARGSGTSEERVRDLLEQYRTMDRMLQQFQGMGDMDMQRMMKQMQGGGGGGMGGMGGMGGGPF from the coding sequence ATGGTACTTGATAATCTCGGGGACTCACTTCAGGACACTCTCGATGAACTCCGTGGAGAGACCCGAATCACGGAAGATGAAATCGATGATGTTGTCCGTGAGATTCAACGTTCTCTGTTGCAGAGTGATGTCGAGGTTTCGCTTGTTCAGGAACTGTCACAGAACATTAAAAACCGCTCCCTTGATGAAGACCCACCAGGTGGAACCACGGCTCGAGAGCATGTTCTCCGTATTGTCTATGAAGAGATGGTCGACATTGTTGGCGAATCGATGGAGCTACCCCTTGAAGAGCAAACAATTCTCCTTGCTGGCTTACAGGGATCCGGTAAGACGACATCAGCGGCTAAGATGGCGTGGTGGCTCTCTACAAAAGGACTTCGTACTGCCGTCATCCAGACCGACACCTTCCGTCCAGGAGCATATGACCAAGCCAAAGAACTGACTGAGCGCGCTGATATCGACTTCTATGGTAATCCAGACGTAGACGATCCAGTCCAAATTGCTCGCAATGGTCTTGAAGAAACATCTGATGCTGATGTTCATATTGTTGACACAGCTGGACGACACGCGCTAGAGGATGATCTCATCGAGGAAATCAAACAAATTGATCAAGCCGTTGAGCCTGATCGATCTCTGCTTGTCCTCGACGGTGCAATCGGACAAGGAGCTAAAGATCAAGCAGAAGAATTTGACTCTGCAATCGGCATTGATGGTGTTGTGATCACGAAGCTTGACGGTACTGCAAAAGGTGGTGGTGCGCTGACAGCAGTTCGTAAAACTAACTCTTCAATCGCATTTCTCGGTACTGGCGAGGAGATCAAAGATATTGAGCGATTCGAGCCTAATGGCTTTATCTCTCGATTGCTCGGGATGGGCGACCTCAAGCAACTCGCAGAACGTGTTGAGCGTGCGATGGAGGACACTGGTCATGAAGAAGATGACTGGGAACCAGAAGATATGCTTGATGGTGACTTCACTCTCCGGGATATGAAAAAGCAAATGGAGACTATGAACAACATGGGTCCACTTGATCAAGTTGTTGATATGATCCCCGGGATGGGAGGAGGTGGATCCAGCCCGCTCGATGACCTACCGGACGATGTCATGGATGTAACCGAAGAACGTATCCGTGACTTCGAGATCATTACTGATTCTATGACAGAAGAAGAACTTGAAGATCCGCGCCGTATTGGCCAAAGTCGGATCAAACGCATTGCTCGTGGGAGTGGCACTTCAGAAGAACGCGTCCGCGATCTCCTTGAAC